In Opitutaceae bacterium TAV5, one genomic interval encodes:
- a CDS encoding AraC family transcriptional regulator, whose translation MPASVHATRPDPRAEFERDLSRTLERMHAGRLRVHVAPEIDLRRPRPGAHFHPTPEFFIQTGGGTDFVCPGGAFRVRTGDVCVMPRGVPHAETPRDLRTPYGILVCMHRSDGLYLHRGRADPARRIQGYGTTLVPGTRGRDALRYLDDIAARDNVPRSGQKRYTEALVEAFLLTVLGELQRPAQTAPAGSALVVETEKLAHTHLADPALSVAALAKGLGCTPDHLSRRFHRERGVTLNTWIRRERVRAAQELLADSRYNIAEVGWACGFATPSYFIRVFREHTGLTPRLFRAGQAR comes from the coding sequence ATGCCTGCCTCCGTCCACGCCACCCGTCCCGATCCCCGCGCCGAATTCGAGCGCGATCTCTCGCGCACGCTGGAACGGATGCACGCGGGACGTTTGCGGGTGCATGTCGCGCCGGAGATCGACCTGCGGCGGCCGCGGCCCGGGGCGCATTTTCATCCGACTCCGGAATTTTTTATCCAGACGGGCGGCGGCACGGATTTCGTCTGCCCGGGCGGAGCGTTTCGCGTGCGCACGGGCGATGTGTGCGTGATGCCGCGGGGGGTGCCGCACGCGGAGACGCCGCGCGATCTGCGCACGCCTTATGGCATCCTCGTGTGCATGCACCGGAGCGACGGCCTGTACCTGCATCGCGGCCGTGCCGATCCGGCCCGCCGCATCCAGGGTTACGGCACCACTCTGGTCCCCGGCACCCGCGGGCGCGATGCGCTCCGTTACCTCGACGACATCGCCGCCCGCGACAACGTGCCGCGTTCCGGACAGAAGCGCTACACGGAGGCGCTGGTCGAGGCGTTCCTGCTGACGGTGCTCGGCGAATTGCAGCGGCCCGCCCAGACGGCGCCCGCCGGATCGGCGCTCGTGGTCGAGACGGAAAAGCTCGCGCACACTCATCTTGCCGATCCGGCATTGTCGGTCGCAGCCCTGGCGAAGGGACTCGGGTGCACGCCGGATCATCTGTCGCGGCGTTTTCACCGCGAGCGGGGCGTGACGCTCAACACGTGGATACGCCGCGAACGCGTGCGGGCCGCGCAGGAGCTGCTGGCCGATTCGCGCTACAACATCGCGGAGGTGGGCTGGGCCTGCGGCTTCGCCACTCCCTCGTATTTCATTCGCGTCTTCCGCGAACACACCGGGCTGACACCGCGGCTGTTTCGCGCCGGGCAGGCGAGGTGA
- a CDS encoding sodium:solute symporter, with amino-acid sequence MHPLDISIILLFFVVMGLMGAYFARKTKTTDSYFLGNNLPGWAIGLSMLATSISSVTFLAFPAAAFVLDWRQVVPNLANPLFAVLAIWLFVPFFRNTAKTTAYEYLQKRFGEGARLYAAIMFLVSQCLRLGSILYLLVIPMQMMTGIPPAWIILITGGIAALYTIMGGMSASVWTDVVQAFILYLGGFVAVAIMIYDIPGGLGEIIRVAEAHDKFSMGPMRWDLSERTFWTMAILGLTHWVGGYVADQNVVQRYLAAKSTAEARHATLICALMSLPTWLFFFFIGTCLFAYYTVLPSEQVAGLPADYVFPHFIMSRLPAGLSGLVIAGVLSAAIGSLSSSLNAFSTVSTVDILQPHVFRNRSDRFYARLARVMTAVGMVAMFAVGYGFLFAEKESFLDLSFKVVGLIGGVTVCFFMLGFFAPRVSRKVLWQAFSVAFALNVYLAMVEWGFIPNVLNIKIHAYWVSTLVIWVMIVLALVLARIQRVKPDRRPGMTLVGGRVVAEGAGQDT; translated from the coding sequence ATGCATCCCCTTGATATATCGATTATTCTGCTGTTCTTTGTCGTGATGGGGCTCATGGGGGCATATTTTGCCCGGAAGACGAAAACGACGGACAGCTATTTTTTGGGAAATAATCTTCCGGGCTGGGCGATCGGCCTGTCCATGCTGGCGACTTCGATCAGTTCCGTCACCTTTCTGGCCTTCCCGGCGGCGGCCTTCGTTTTAGACTGGCGGCAGGTGGTGCCCAACCTGGCGAATCCGCTGTTTGCGGTGCTGGCGATCTGGCTTTTCGTTCCTTTTTTTCGCAACACCGCCAAGACAACCGCCTACGAGTATTTGCAGAAACGCTTCGGGGAAGGCGCGCGGTTGTATGCGGCGATCATGTTTCTGGTCTCCCAGTGTCTTCGACTCGGATCCATCCTCTACTTGCTGGTCATTCCCATGCAAATGATGACGGGGATTCCCCCCGCCTGGATCATCTTGATCACCGGAGGGATTGCCGCCCTCTACACCATTATGGGCGGCATGTCCGCTTCGGTGTGGACGGACGTGGTGCAGGCGTTCATCCTGTATCTGGGCGGATTTGTGGCGGTGGCGATCATGATTTATGACATACCGGGAGGGTTGGGCGAAATCATCCGTGTGGCGGAGGCACATGACAAATTCAGCATGGGACCGATGCGCTGGGACTTGTCGGAGCGCACGTTTTGGACCATGGCCATCCTCGGATTGACCCACTGGGTGGGCGGCTATGTGGCGGATCAAAATGTGGTGCAGCGCTACCTCGCGGCCAAAAGCACGGCCGAGGCCCGGCATGCGACCTTGATATGCGCCCTGATGAGCCTGCCGACCTGGCTGTTTTTCTTTTTCATCGGGACCTGTCTGTTCGCCTATTACACGGTGCTGCCCAGTGAACAGGTGGCGGGTTTGCCGGCCGACTATGTGTTTCCCCATTTCATCATGTCACGTTTGCCGGCTGGACTGAGCGGTCTGGTGATTGCCGGTGTGCTTTCCGCGGCGATTGGCTCCCTGAGTTCCAGCCTCAACGCATTTTCCACCGTCTCCACGGTGGACATACTCCAGCCCCATGTTTTCAGGAACCGGTCGGACCGGTTCTACGCGCGGCTGGCCCGGGTGATGACAGCGGTGGGCATGGTGGCGATGTTTGCCGTTGGCTACGGATTTCTGTTCGCGGAGAAGGAGAGCTTCCTGGATCTTTCCTTCAAGGTCGTGGGGCTGATTGGCGGAGTGACGGTTTGCTTTTTCATGCTGGGGTTCTTCGCGCCGAGGGTAAGCCGGAAGGTGCTGTGGCAGGCTTTCTCGGTGGCATTTGCCCTGAATGTTTATCTGGCGATGGTCGAGTGGGGCTTCATTCCCAATGTTCTGAATATCAAGATTCATGCGTATTGGGTGTCCACGCTGGTCATTTGGGTGATGATCGTGCTGGCCTTGGTGCTGGCGCGGATTCAGCGGGTGAAGCCTGACCGGCGCCCAGGCATGACTCTGGTCGGAGGGCGGGTGGTGGCGGAGGGTGCCGGGCAGGACACGTGA
- a CDS encoding xylose isomerase — protein MKSNKYSVILGNLGNTCDRFLPTGYKSQPTKAEMIRQAASIEGLGGLELVGGWDVTPENAREMHSLMSDHGLACVSIIPDFFSRSVWGSGSFCSRDANVRKLALEEGHRAAEVASLMGCPLLNLWLGQDGYDYPLQSDFGSQRQWMLEGIRSLAGAWPALKFALEYKVKEPRVRSFHARAADTLLMARETDLPNVGVCIDVGHAFAAEENVAESAWLLNHYGNKLFHMHYNDNYGHWDDDMIVGSVHLVHYIELYYWLRKIGYEGWHSMDQYPYREDGVRAVSESIAFLQSLERSLTTERLAEIGALLAKGDATKSTRWMREFVFGRHEPAFAGEQAFAEAACAVR, from the coding sequence ATGAAAAGTAATAAATATTCTGTCATCCTGGGAAATCTGGGGAACACCTGTGATCGTTTCCTTCCTACCGGTTACAAATCGCAACCGACGAAGGCGGAGATGATCCGGCAGGCCGCTTCGATCGAAGGGCTGGGAGGACTGGAACTGGTCGGGGGCTGGGATGTGACCCCCGAAAACGCCCGCGAAATGCATTCGCTGATGAGCGATCACGGTCTGGCCTGCGTTTCGATCATACCGGACTTCTTTTCACGGAGTGTCTGGGGGTCGGGCAGCTTTTGTTCCCGGGATGCGAACGTGCGCAAGCTCGCGCTGGAGGAGGGGCACCGGGCGGCCGAGGTTGCGAGCCTGATGGGATGTCCGTTACTCAACCTGTGGCTGGGGCAGGATGGTTATGATTATCCGTTGCAGTCCGACTTCGGAAGCCAGCGGCAATGGATGCTGGAAGGAATCCGCTCCCTGGCCGGGGCGTGGCCGGCGTTGAAATTTGCCTTGGAATACAAGGTCAAGGAGCCGCGGGTGCGTTCGTTTCATGCTCGTGCGGCGGACACACTGCTGATGGCCCGGGAGACGGACTTGCCAAACGTGGGGGTGTGCATCGACGTGGGGCACGCTTTTGCGGCGGAGGAGAATGTCGCCGAGTCGGCCTGGCTGCTCAACCACTACGGCAACAAGCTGTTTCACATGCACTACAATGACAACTACGGTCATTGGGACGACGATATGATCGTCGGCAGTGTGCACCTCGTGCACTACATCGAGCTCTACTATTGGCTCCGCAAGATCGGATATGAGGGCTGGCACTCCATGGACCAGTATCCTTATCGCGAAGACGGCGTGCGCGCGGTATCCGAGAGCATCGCATTCCTGCAATCGCTCGAACGAAGCCTGACAACTGAACGGCTGGCGGAGATCGGGGCATTGCTGGCCAAGGGAGACGCCACGAAATCAACCCGCTGGATGCGCGAGTTTGTGTTTGGCCGTCACGAGCCTGCTTTTGCCGGGGAGCAAGCCTTTGCCGAGGCGGCCTGCGCTGTTCGGTAG